Proteins found in one Serratia plymuthica genomic segment:
- a CDS encoding TetR/AcrR family transcriptional regulator, whose protein sequence is MARVSKQQMERNREAIEQVSSQLFRERGLNGVSVNDLMAAVGLTHGGFYGHFSSKDELAAVASRRAAAESGQRWEALSSQPGKHTLQTLVDNYLAVKHRDCPAEGCMVTALAGDVAREGADKPVRQAYLSGAKSMLARLESLSPSEDEQQRHQEALAQMAMLVGALTLARATCGDELSEQFLDAARQALLPKDVE, encoded by the coding sequence ATGGCGCGGGTATCAAAGCAACAAATGGAACGCAATCGCGAGGCGATTGAACAGGTGTCTTCACAACTGTTTCGTGAACGTGGCCTGAACGGCGTCAGCGTTAATGACCTGATGGCGGCGGTGGGGCTGACCCACGGCGGTTTCTATGGCCATTTTTCCTCCAAGGATGAGCTGGCGGCGGTAGCCAGCCGCAGAGCGGCGGCGGAGTCGGGCCAACGTTGGGAGGCGCTGAGCAGTCAGCCCGGCAAACACACTTTGCAAACCCTGGTTGACAACTATCTGGCCGTGAAACACCGGGACTGTCCCGCCGAAGGCTGCATGGTCACCGCGCTGGCCGGCGACGTAGCGCGGGAAGGGGCCGATAAACCCGTACGCCAGGCCTACCTGAGCGGCGCAAAATCGATGCTGGCGCGGCTGGAATCGCTGTCGCCATCGGAAGATGAACAACAGCGGCACCAGGAGGCTCTGGCGCAGATGGCGATGCTGGTGGGGGCGTTGACGTTGGCGCGGGCTACCTGCGGCGATGAGCTGTCGGAACAGTTTCTCGACGCGGCGCGCCAGGCGCTGCTGCCGAAGGACGTTGAGTAA
- a CDS encoding YaiA family protein, with amino-acid sequence MRENDRPGYPRTARVVEVDRGDPSLHMHRFEVRTDDIEPNTLLSEHSTEQEALDAKHRYEDQALED; translated from the coding sequence ATGCGCGAAAATGACCGACCAGGCTATCCGAGAACCGCTCGGGTGGTCGAAGTTGACCGGGGCGACCCCAGCTTGCATATGCATCGTTTTGAGGTGCGCACCGATGACATTGAGCCGAATACGCTGCTCAGTGAGCATTCGACCGAGCAGGAAGCGCTCGACGCCAAGCACCGCTACGAAGATCAGGCGCTGGAAGATTAA
- the ppnP gene encoding pyrimidine/purine nucleoside phosphorylase — MLKVNEYFAGKVKSIGFDSSSIGLTSVGVMEEGEYTFSTAQPEEMTVITGALKVLLPGSPDWQVFMPGEKFFVPGHSEFNLQVADATAYLCRYLS; from the coding sequence ATGCTGAAAGTGAACGAGTATTTTGCCGGAAAAGTGAAGTCTATCGGTTTCGATAGTAGCAGCATCGGCCTTACCAGCGTCGGTGTGATGGAAGAGGGTGAGTACACCTTCAGCACCGCCCAGCCGGAAGAGATGACGGTGATTACCGGCGCGTTGAAAGTGTTGCTGCCGGGCTCGCCGGACTGGCAGGTGTTCATGCCGGGTGAGAAGTTCTTCGTACCGGGCCACAGTGAGTTCAACCTGCAGGTGGCTGACGCTACCGCCTATCTGTGCCGTTACTTGAGTTAG
- the rdgC gene encoding recombination-associated protein RdgC, whose product MLWFKNLMVYRLSREVALNADEMEKQLSAFAFTPCGSQDMAKTGWVSPMGSHSDALTHAVNGQIVICARKEEKILPSPVIKQELQAKIERLEGEQHRKLKKTEKDALKDEVLHSLLPRAFSRFNQTFMWIDTVNDLIMVDAASAKRAEDTLALLRKSLGSLPVVPLTMESPIELTLTEWVRSGELPAGFIIQDEAELKAILEDGGVIRCKKQNLISDEIAVHIEAGKLVTKLAVDWQERIQLVLADDGSLKRLKFADALREQNDDIDRDDFAQRFDADFILMTSELAALIKNTIEALGGEAQR is encoded by the coding sequence ATGCTGTGGTTTAAGAATTTGATGGTTTACCGTTTGAGCCGCGAAGTTGCGCTAAACGCGGATGAAATGGAAAAACAGCTCAGCGCTTTTGCTTTCACCCCTTGCGGCAGCCAGGACATGGCGAAAACCGGCTGGGTCTCCCCAATGGGTTCCCACAGCGACGCCTTGACGCACGCGGTTAACGGCCAAATCGTCATCTGCGCACGCAAAGAAGAAAAAATCCTGCCTTCGCCGGTCATCAAGCAAGAGTTGCAGGCCAAGATTGAGCGCCTGGAAGGCGAACAGCACCGCAAACTGAAAAAAACCGAGAAAGACGCGCTGAAAGACGAGGTGCTGCACAGCCTGCTGCCGCGCGCCTTCAGCCGTTTCAACCAGACCTTTATGTGGATCGACACCGTCAATGACCTGATCATGGTTGACGCCGCCAGCGCCAAACGCGCGGAAGATACTCTGGCGCTGCTGCGTAAAAGCCTGGGTTCGCTGCCGGTGGTGCCGCTGACCATGGAAAGCCCGATTGAGCTGACGCTGACCGAGTGGGTGCGCTCCGGCGAGCTGCCGGCCGGTTTTATCATTCAGGACGAAGCGGAACTGAAGGCGATTCTGGAAGACGGCGGCGTGATCCGCTGCAAGAAGCAGAACCTGATCAGCGACGAAATTGCGGTGCATATCGAAGCCGGCAAGCTGGTGACCAAACTGGCGGTGGACTGGCAGGAACGCATTCAACTGGTGCTGGCGGACGACGGTTCGCTCAAGCGCCTGAAGTTTGCCGATGCGCTGCGTGAGCAGAATGACGATATCGATCGTGACGACTTCGCCCAACGTTTTGACGCCGATTTTATCCTGATGACCAGTGAACTGGCGGCGTTAATCAAGAACACCATCGAAGCCCTGGGCGGCGAAGCCCAGCGTTAA
- a CDS encoding ATP-binding protein, with product MRRLPFLAGARGRLLMFNLLVVAVTLMVSGVAIVGFKHAGKLQEQVQAQTLKEMNGSMALSRDTSNVATAAIRLSQVVGALEYQSESARLKQTQLALQASLNRLADAPLAHSEPALVKRIISRSNALETSVTRMLELGHARHLQRNVLLSGLYQTQSTLRHITSLSQRDNLDQPTQPLLGQIDRLLAIAIQTPTPKAAAQQLDSVMVYWPQHSPDALVDEKMRQFRASEQRLLPETLELEQSDLALAYYTYHIKALVAMLNDDINLYVQKVANESELRTHQTHHELSSISIFIGLFALLALVITGFAGLYIYRNLGSNLTAIANAMTRLARGERDVSVPALQRRDELGELARAFNVFARNTASLEQTSRLLKEKSTQLETTFLAMRDGFALFDNDGQLVVWNPQYPLLLGLNEHQLHRGQHYRELLQHVTPPRGQRWEAVLANLSSELPQPQELRLDDGRTVELRFSPVPNRGVVNVVLERTERKALEEALLHSQKMKAVGQLTGGLAHDFNNLLAVIIGSLELTTGQTQDAQTAQRIARALKAAERGAQLTQRLLAFSRKQALHPQAIALRTLVENLQELLRHSLPATLSLTIEAQQPGWPAWIDANQLENALINLVVNARDAMEGRSGVVKIRIYNQRVVRSSGKKQDMVALEVIDAGCGMSEEVKAQVFEPFFTTKAVGSGSGLGLSMVYGFVRQSGGRVQIETAPGKGTLVRLQLPRAPMQAVTEAPLLPLDDSDGTDNLVLVLEDENDVRHTLCEHLHQLGYLTLDSADSREALALLRQTPDIALLISDLMLPGELSGAQVIEQAREINPHLCALLISGQDMRRHPQGDLTEVELLRKPFSQRQLALALQRARRRNAAGDAIQRE from the coding sequence ATGCGCAGACTGCCTTTCCTTGCCGGTGCGCGTGGGCGCCTGCTGATGTTCAACCTGCTGGTGGTGGCGGTGACGCTGATGGTCAGCGGCGTGGCGATCGTCGGCTTTAAGCATGCGGGCAAGCTGCAGGAACAGGTGCAGGCGCAAACGCTGAAAGAGATGAACGGCAGCATGGCGCTGAGCCGGGATACGTCGAACGTCGCCACCGCCGCCATTCGGCTTTCGCAGGTGGTTGGCGCGCTGGAGTACCAGAGCGAATCCGCCCGGTTGAAACAGACCCAGTTGGCGCTGCAGGCGTCTCTCAACCGGCTGGCGGATGCCCCGCTGGCCCACAGCGAACCGGCGCTGGTCAAGCGCATCATCAGCCGCAGCAACGCGCTGGAAACCAGCGTCACCCGCATGCTGGAACTCGGGCACGCGCGGCACCTGCAACGCAACGTCCTGCTCAGCGGGCTGTATCAGACGCAGAGCACGCTGCGGCATATCACCAGCCTGAGCCAACGCGATAATCTGGACCAGCCTACGCAGCCGCTGCTCGGCCAGATTGACCGGCTGCTGGCAATCGCCATTCAGACGCCAACGCCCAAGGCGGCCGCCCAGCAACTCGACAGCGTCATGGTCTACTGGCCGCAGCACAGCCCGGATGCGTTGGTGGACGAGAAAATGCGGCAGTTTCGCGCCAGCGAGCAGCGCCTGCTGCCCGAAACGCTGGAACTGGAGCAAAGCGACCTGGCACTCGCCTATTATACCTACCATATCAAAGCGTTAGTCGCGATGCTCAACGACGACATCAACCTGTACGTGCAAAAGGTGGCGAACGAGTCGGAGCTGCGCACCCACCAGACGCACCACGAGCTCAGCTCCATCAGCATATTTATCGGCCTGTTCGCCCTGCTGGCGTTGGTGATCACCGGTTTCGCCGGGCTGTATATCTACCGCAACCTAGGTTCGAACCTGACGGCGATCGCCAACGCCATGACGCGGCTGGCGCGCGGCGAACGCGACGTCAGCGTGCCGGCACTGCAACGCCGCGATGAACTGGGTGAACTGGCGCGGGCTTTCAACGTGTTTGCCCGCAATACCGCCTCGCTGGAACAAACCTCTCGCCTGTTGAAAGAAAAAAGCACCCAGTTGGAAACCACGTTCCTGGCGATGCGCGACGGTTTTGCACTGTTTGATAACGACGGACAACTGGTGGTGTGGAACCCGCAATACCCGCTGCTGCTGGGGCTGAACGAACACCAGTTGCACCGCGGCCAGCACTACCGCGAGTTACTGCAGCACGTAACGCCGCCACGGGGCCAGCGCTGGGAGGCGGTGCTGGCCAATCTGTCCAGCGAACTGCCGCAGCCGCAGGAACTGCGTCTGGATGACGGCCGCACCGTCGAACTGCGTTTCAGCCCGGTGCCCAACCGCGGGGTGGTGAACGTGGTGCTGGAACGCACCGAGCGCAAGGCGCTGGAGGAGGCGCTGCTGCACAGCCAGAAAATGAAGGCGGTCGGTCAACTTACCGGCGGCCTGGCGCACGATTTTAACAACCTGCTGGCGGTGATTATCGGCAGCCTGGAACTGACAACCGGGCAAACGCAGGACGCGCAAACCGCACAACGCATCGCCCGCGCGCTGAAAGCCGCCGAACGCGGCGCGCAACTCACCCAACGGCTGCTGGCGTTCTCACGCAAACAGGCGCTGCACCCGCAGGCCATAGCACTGCGCACGCTGGTGGAAAACCTGCAGGAACTGCTGCGCCATTCGCTGCCCGCCACGCTGTCGCTGACCATTGAGGCGCAACAACCCGGCTGGCCGGCGTGGATCGATGCCAATCAGTTGGAAAATGCGTTAATCAATCTGGTGGTCAACGCACGGGATGCGATGGAGGGCCGCAGCGGTGTGGTGAAGATCCGTATTTATAACCAGCGGGTGGTGCGCAGCAGCGGCAAAAAACAGGACATGGTGGCGCTGGAAGTGATAGACGCCGGCTGCGGAATGTCGGAGGAGGTCAAGGCCCAGGTGTTCGAGCCCTTCTTCACCACCAAGGCGGTCGGCAGCGGCAGCGGGCTGGGCCTGTCGATGGTGTACGGATTTGTTCGCCAGTCCGGCGGGCGGGTGCAGATTGAAACCGCGCCGGGCAAAGGCACGCTGGTGCGTCTGCAACTGCCCCGGGCGCCCATGCAGGCGGTAACGGAAGCTCCGCTGCTGCCGCTCGACGACAGCGACGGCACCGACAATCTGGTGCTGGTACTGGAAGATGAAAACGACGTGCGCCACACGCTGTGCGAGCACTTACACCAGCTCGGCTACCTGACGCTGGACAGCGCAGACAGCCGGGAAGCGCTGGCGCTGTTGCGCCAGACGCCGGACATAGCGCTGCTGATAAGTGACCTGATGCTGCCGGGCGAACTGAGCGGCGCCCAGGTGATTGAACAAGCGCGGGAGATCAATCCGCACCTCTGCGCCTTGTTGATCAGCGGCCAGGATATGCGCCGCCACCCTCAGGGAGATCTGACTGAGGTTGAGCTGTTGCGCAAACCTTTCAGCCAGCGGCAACTGGCGCTGGCGCTGCAACGGGCACGGAGAAGAAACGCGGCCGGCGACGCAATTCAGAGGGAATGA
- a CDS encoding sugar ABC transporter ATP-binding protein, with protein sequence MSVTPILEMHNIAKSFGQFYALKGVDLTVYRGEIHALMGENGAGKSTLMKILAGAYIASSGEIFIDGQPFAIKGPKDALAAGITLIYQEMNLAPNLTVAENIFLGSEIQRGGLVKRGQMLLEAQKVIDRLGAQFSAGDRVMKLTIAEQQQVEIARALHRNSRILVMDEPTAALSSRETHRLFELIKRLRDEGMAIIYISHRMAEVYELSDRVSVLRDGQYVGSLTRDKLSASELVRMMVGRPLSDLFNKEQGIAVGQPRLTLHGLTDGKKVKPVSLQVRAGEIVGLSGLVGAGRSELAQLIFGVRKASGGTVEIDGKTANIHSPRDAIALGIGFLTENRKEQGLFLDLAAHENIVMATLERDGRYGLLNRRKAQSISRDAIGLLNIRVPHAQVRAGGLSGGNQQKLLISRWVAIGPRILILDEPTRGVDVGAKSEIYRIMSQMAQQGVAILMISSELPEVVGMSDRVYVMHEGSIAGELSGSDITQENIMTLATGVETAVEIAGHE encoded by the coding sequence ATGAGCGTGACCCCGATTTTGGAAATGCACAACATCGCCAAGAGTTTTGGTCAGTTTTATGCGCTGAAAGGCGTCGACCTGACGGTATATCGCGGTGAGATCCACGCGCTGATGGGTGAAAACGGCGCGGGTAAAAGCACGTTAATGAAAATATTGGCCGGCGCGTATATCGCCAGCAGCGGGGAAATTTTTATCGATGGGCAGCCGTTCGCCATCAAAGGGCCAAAAGACGCCCTGGCGGCAGGTATCACGCTGATTTACCAGGAAATGAATTTGGCCCCCAACCTGACGGTGGCGGAGAACATTTTTCTGGGCAGCGAGATCCAGCGCGGCGGCCTGGTGAAACGCGGACAGATGTTGCTGGAGGCGCAGAAGGTGATCGACAGGCTGGGCGCGCAGTTCAGCGCCGGCGATCGGGTGATGAAATTAACCATCGCCGAGCAGCAGCAGGTGGAAATCGCCCGCGCGTTGCATCGCAACAGCCGCATTCTGGTGATGGACGAACCTACGGCGGCGCTCTCTTCGCGCGAAACGCATCGGCTGTTCGAGCTGATCAAACGCCTGCGCGATGAGGGTATGGCGATCATTTACATCAGCCACCGCATGGCGGAAGTGTACGAACTGTCGGATCGCGTCAGCGTGCTGCGTGACGGCCAGTACGTCGGTAGCCTGACGCGCGACAAGCTGTCCGCCAGCGAGCTGGTGCGCATGATGGTGGGCCGCCCGCTGAGCGATCTGTTCAATAAGGAGCAGGGGATTGCGGTGGGCCAACCGCGCCTGACGTTGCACGGGCTGACCGACGGCAAAAAAGTCAAGCCGGTCAGCCTGCAGGTGCGCGCCGGCGAGATTGTCGGCCTTTCCGGGCTGGTGGGCGCCGGGCGCTCTGAACTGGCGCAGCTGATTTTCGGCGTGCGCAAGGCGAGCGGCGGCACTGTGGAGATCGACGGTAAAACGGCCAATATCCATTCGCCGCGCGACGCCATCGCTTTGGGCATCGGTTTTCTCACCGAAAACCGCAAGGAGCAGGGGCTGTTTCTCGATCTGGCGGCGCATGAAAATATCGTTATGGCAACGCTGGAGCGCGATGGCCGCTACGGCCTGCTGAATCGCCGCAAGGCGCAGAGCATTTCCAGAGACGCTATCGGTCTGCTGAATATCCGTGTGCCGCATGCTCAGGTGCGCGCCGGCGGCTTGTCCGGGGGCAACCAGCAAAAGCTGCTGATTTCACGCTGGGTGGCGATCGGTCCGCGCATTTTGATCCTCGATGAACCCACGCGCGGCGTCGACGTCGGCGCCAAGAGCGAAATCTACCGCATCATGAGCCAGATGGCGCAGCAGGGGGTGGCGATCCTGATGATCTCCAGCGAACTGCCTGAGGTGGTCGGGATGAGCGATCGGGTTTACGTCATGCACGAAGGCAGTATCGCCGGTGAACTGAGCGGCAGCGACATTACTCAGGAAAACATCATGACGTTGGCCACCGGCGTCGAAACAGCCGTGGAAATCGCCGGCCATGAATAA
- a CDS encoding ABC transporter permease subunit, with protein sequence MTSNPLPPGAKNPTLKRALMGDMMQTVGILPILILIVAVFGFVAPNFFTDANLLNIARQASINIVLAAGMTFIILTGGIDLSVGSMLGTTAVVAMAVSLMPGMAGLSIPLALLAGLGMGLFNGFLVAYAGLPPFIVTLGTYTALRGAAYLLADGTTIINSNISFEWIGNAYLGPIPWLVIIAFAVIALCWFILRRTTLGVHIYAVGGNIQAARLTGIKVGAVLLFVYGMSGLLSGLGGVMSASRLYSANGNLGMGYELDAIAAVILGGTSFVGGIGTITGTLVGALIIATLNNGMTLMGVSYFWQLVIKGAVIIIAVLIDKYRTRNYQH encoded by the coding sequence ATGACTTCGAATCCGCTGCCGCCCGGCGCAAAAAATCCCACGCTGAAACGGGCGTTAATGGGCGATATGATGCAAACCGTCGGCATTCTGCCGATCCTGATCCTGATCGTCGCGGTTTTCGGCTTTGTCGCGCCGAATTTCTTTACCGACGCCAACCTGCTGAATATCGCCCGTCAGGCGTCGATTAACATCGTGCTGGCGGCGGGCATGACTTTTATCATTCTTACCGGCGGCATCGACCTCTCGGTCGGTTCGATGCTGGGCACCACGGCGGTGGTGGCGATGGCGGTTTCCCTGATGCCGGGCATGGCCGGGCTGTCGATCCCGCTGGCGCTGTTGGCCGGGCTGGGTATGGGGCTGTTCAATGGATTTCTGGTGGCCTACGCAGGTTTGCCGCCGTTTATCGTTACGCTGGGTACCTATACCGCACTGCGCGGCGCGGCTTATCTGCTGGCGGACGGCACCACCATCATCAACTCGAATATCAGTTTTGAATGGATCGGCAATGCTTATCTGGGGCCGATTCCCTGGCTGGTGATTATCGCCTTTGCGGTGATCGCGCTGTGCTGGTTCATCCTGCGTCGCACCACGCTCGGGGTTCATATCTATGCGGTGGGCGGCAATATACAGGCCGCACGTCTGACCGGCATCAAGGTGGGTGCGGTGCTGCTGTTCGTCTACGGCATGAGCGGCCTGCTGTCCGGGCTGGGCGGGGTGATGAGCGCCTCCCGGCTCTACAGCGCCAACGGCAACCTGGGCATGGGCTATGAGCTGGATGCCATCGCCGCGGTGATCCTCGGCGGTACCAGCTTCGTCGGCGGCATCGGCACCATTACCGGCACGCTGGTGGGGGCGCTGATTATCGCGACCCTGAACAACGGCATGACGCTGATGGGGGTTTCTTATTTCTGGCAATTGGTGATCAAAGGGGCGGTGATCATCATCGCGGTGTTGATCGACAAATATCGCACCCGCAATTATCAGCATTAA
- a CDS encoding ABC transporter substrate-binding protein, giving the protein MRFKPLITALLVTAALGSASVVQAKELKSIGVTVGDLANPFFVQITKGAELKARELAGDKVNVTLVSSGYDLGQQVAQIDNFIAAKVDMIILNAADSKGIGPAVKRAKDAGIVVVAVDVAAEGADATITSDNTQAGAMACKYISDRLKEKGNVVIINGPPVSAVQNRVEGCMTELKKHPDIKLLSYNQNAKGSREGGLEIMTSLLAANPKIDGVFAINDPTAIGADLAAKQAQRSEFFIVGVDGSPDGEEALKRGNSLFVATPAQDPQVMAAKAVEIGYDILQGKPAPTGPVLIPVTMIDKNNIGSYKGWTVK; this is encoded by the coding sequence ATGCGTTTCAAGCCATTGATTACCGCTTTGTTGGTTACCGCCGCGCTCGGCAGCGCCTCTGTGGTTCAGGCGAAAGAATTGAAATCGATTGGGGTGACGGTGGGCGATCTGGCCAACCCGTTCTTTGTGCAGATCACCAAGGGCGCGGAGCTGAAAGCGCGTGAGCTGGCCGGTGACAAGGTGAATGTGACGCTGGTGTCGAGCGGTTACGATCTTGGCCAGCAGGTGGCGCAGATCGACAACTTTATCGCCGCCAAGGTCGATATGATCATCCTCAACGCCGCCGATTCCAAAGGCATCGGCCCGGCGGTCAAACGCGCCAAGGACGCCGGCATCGTGGTGGTGGCGGTAGACGTGGCGGCCGAAGGCGCCGACGCCACCATCACTTCGGATAACACCCAGGCGGGTGCGATGGCCTGTAAATACATCAGCGATCGCCTGAAAGAGAAAGGCAACGTGGTGATCATCAACGGGCCGCCGGTTTCTGCGGTGCAAAACCGGGTGGAAGGCTGCATGACCGAGCTGAAGAAACACCCGGATATCAAGCTGCTGTCCTATAACCAGAATGCCAAGGGCAGCCGCGAGGGCGGTCTGGAGATCATGACCTCGTTGCTGGCGGCCAATCCGAAGATCGACGGCGTATTCGCGATTAACGATCCGACGGCGATCGGCGCCGATCTGGCGGCCAAACAGGCGCAGCGCAGCGAGTTCTTTATCGTCGGCGTAGACGGTTCGCCGGACGGTGAAGAGGCGCTCAAGCGCGGCAATTCGCTGTTTGTGGCGACGCCGGCGCAGGATCCGCAGGTGATGGCGGCCAAGGCAGTCGAGATCGGTTACGACATTCTGCAGGGCAAACCCGCGCCAACCGGCCCGGTGCTGATCCCGGTGACCATGATCGATAAAAATAATATCGGCAGCTACAAAGGCTGGACGGTGAAATAA
- a CDS encoding D-lyxose/D-mannose family sugar isomerase, with amino-acid sequence MNRSAVNRILQQTQHFFARFDVHLPPFAHFSPSVWRQRDRQSWQEVFDLKLGWDVTAFGGDDFARTGLTLFTLRNGSPGGQPYAKCYAEKIMHCREAQVTPMHFHWRKREDIINRGGGNLIVELHNADADERLAEGAVTVTLDGCRQTHAAGSRLRLAPGESICLTPGIYHSFWGEEGFGDVLVGEVSTVNDDDNDNRFLTPLSRFGQITEDQPPQWLLCNEYSRFID; translated from the coding sequence ATGAACCGTTCCGCCGTGAACCGGATCCTGCAGCAAACCCAGCACTTTTTTGCCCGCTTCGACGTCCATCTGCCGCCTTTCGCCCATTTCAGCCCGTCGGTCTGGCGGCAGCGCGATCGTCAGTCGTGGCAGGAGGTCTTCGATCTGAAACTCGGTTGGGATGTCACCGCGTTCGGCGGCGATGACTTTGCGCGCACAGGCCTGACATTGTTCACGCTGCGCAACGGTTCGCCCGGCGGCCAGCCCTATGCCAAATGTTATGCGGAGAAGATCATGCACTGCCGCGAAGCGCAGGTGACGCCAATGCATTTCCACTGGCGCAAACGCGAGGACATCATCAACCGCGGCGGCGGCAATCTGATCGTTGAACTGCACAACGCCGATGCCGATGAACGGCTGGCTGAGGGGGCGGTGACCGTTACCCTGGATGGTTGCCGGCAGACCCATGCGGCCGGTTCACGTCTGCGGTTGGCGCCGGGAGAAAGTATCTGCCTGACGCCGGGCATTTATCACAGCTTTTGGGGTGAGGAGGGCTTTGGTGACGTGCTGGTGGGCGAAGTCTCGACGGTCAACGATGACGACAACGACAACCGTTTCCTGACGCCGCTCAGCCGCTTCGGTCAAATAACGGAAGACCAGCCGCCGCAGTGGCTGCTGTGCAACGAATATTCGCGTTTTATCGATTAA
- a CDS encoding ketose 1,6-bisphosphate aldolase has product MALISLAQGLAHARQHGYALGAFNVLDSHFLRALFAAAEAARSPFIINIAEVHFKYVSLESLVAAIKSEAAQHAIPVVLNLDHGLHFEAVVQALRLGFSSVMFDGSGLSYEENVRQTQEVVRMCHAAGVSVEAELGAVGGDEGGALYGEADSNKFTDPQRAREFVGLTGIDALAVAIGNAHGKYKGEPKLDFDRLAAIQQQAGIPLVLHGGSGISDADFKRAIGLGIHKINFYTGMSQAALGAIEQRMTQRHAIYDEFAEVLLAVEQSISEVVQQQMHIFGSAGRL; this is encoded by the coding sequence ATGGCACTGATTTCACTGGCGCAGGGGTTGGCGCACGCTCGTCAGCACGGCTACGCGCTAGGCGCGTTCAACGTGCTCGACAGCCACTTCCTGCGTGCGCTGTTTGCCGCAGCGGAAGCGGCGCGATCGCCGTTTATTATCAACATTGCCGAAGTGCATTTTAAGTACGTCTCGCTGGAGTCGCTGGTGGCGGCGATTAAAAGCGAAGCGGCGCAGCACGCGATTCCGGTGGTGTTGAATCTGGATCACGGTTTGCATTTCGAGGCGGTGGTGCAGGCGCTGCGCCTGGGGTTCAGTTCGGTGATGTTCGACGGTTCCGGCCTGAGTTATGAAGAGAACGTACGCCAGACGCAGGAAGTGGTGCGCATGTGCCACGCGGCCGGGGTTTCGGTCGAGGCCGAGCTGGGCGCGGTCGGCGGCGACGAAGGCGGGGCGCTGTACGGCGAGGCCGACAGCAATAAATTCACCGATCCCCAGCGGGCGCGCGAGTTTGTCGGGTTGACCGGCATCGATGCGCTGGCGGTGGCGATTGGCAATGCGCACGGTAAATACAAGGGCGAGCCGAAGCTCGATTTCGACCGGCTGGCGGCGATCCAGCAGCAGGCCGGCATTCCGTTGGTATTGCACGGCGGTTCCGGTATCAGCGATGCCGACTTCAAGCGGGCGATTGGCCTGGGTATTCACAAGATCAATTTCTACACCGGCATGTCTCAGGCGGCGCTGGGCGCGATTGAGCAGCGGATGACGCAGCGCCACGCAATTTACGATGAGTTCGCCGAGGTGCTGTTGGCGGTGGAGCAGTCGATTAGCGAAGTGGTGCAGCAACAGATGCATATTTTCGGCAGTGCCGGGCGGCTGTAA
- a CDS encoding carbohydrate kinase family protein: MTRRGIVSAGNMLVDHVHQIAHWPQPGWLVEIERSQRCTGGAPLNVLLTLARMETGLPLAAVGLIGCDADGDYIMQMLAQHRVDGRWVRRSEGAMTSMTQVMTEPGGQRTFFHAPGANRLLDLDAFDGLHSEHKIFHLGYLLLLDSLDRPDEAFGTRSARLLAQMQQRGYRTSLDLVSRQGDPRYRPLVLPALRWLDYLVINELEAGEFTGLALRSAQGALQQHLMAQAAQQLLQAGVRRRVVIHCPEGAYGLENGGDARWQPSWRLSEGEIVGSVGAGDAFCAGVLYASHEDWPLEETLQLAHACARFNLLCANAIDGARPLPELQAYIRRQPPAG; encoded by the coding sequence ATGACCCGGCGCGGCATTGTCTCGGCCGGCAATATGCTGGTGGATCACGTCCATCAAATCGCTCACTGGCCGCAGCCGGGTTGGCTGGTGGAGATTGAACGCAGCCAGCGCTGCACCGGCGGCGCGCCGCTTAACGTACTGCTGACGCTGGCGCGGATGGAAACCGGGCTGCCGCTGGCGGCCGTCGGGCTGATCGGCTGCGACGCGGACGGCGACTACATCATGCAGATGCTGGCGCAGCACCGGGTTGACGGCCGCTGGGTGCGGCGCAGCGAAGGGGCGATGACCTCCATGACGCAGGTGATGACCGAACCGGGTGGGCAGCGAACCTTCTTCCATGCGCCGGGGGCCAATCGGTTGCTGGATCTGGATGCTTTCGACGGGCTGCACAGCGAACACAAAATTTTCCATCTCGGTTATCTGCTGTTGCTCGACAGCCTGGATCGCCCGGATGAGGCGTTCGGCACCCGCAGCGCGCGGCTGCTGGCGCAGATGCAGCAGCGCGGTTACCGGACGTCGCTGGATCTGGTATCGCGACAGGGCGATCCGCGCTACCGGCCGCTGGTTTTGCCGGCGCTGCGCTGGCTGGATTATCTGGTGATCAACGAGCTGGAGGCCGGCGAGTTTACCGGGCTGGCGCTGCGATCTGCCCAGGGCGCTTTGCAGCAGCATTTGATGGCGCAGGCCGCGCAGCAGCTGTTGCAGGCCGGCGTACGGCGAAGGGTGGTGATCCACTGCCCCGAAGGGGCGTACGGGCTGGAAAACGGCGGTGACGCGCGCTGGCAGCCCTCATGGCGCCTGAGCGAAGGCGAGATTGTCGGCAGCGTCGGCGCCGGAGATGCGTTTTGCGCCGGGGTGTTGTACGCCAGCCATGAAGACTGGCCTTTGGAGGAGACTTTGCAACTGGCGCACGCCTGCGCACGTTTCAATCTGCTGTGCGCCAACGCGATCGACGGCGCACGACCGTTACCGGAACTGCAGGCGTATATCAGGCGGCAGCCACCGGCTGGCTGA